One window of Sphingomonas sp. KC8 genomic DNA carries:
- the ntrX gene encoding nitrogen assimilation response regulator NtrX, whose translation MSLDVLIVDDEQDIRELVAGVLEDEGYQARTAADSDSALAALTERRPSLVLLDVWLQGSRLDGLDLLEEIKRRDPSIPVLVISGHGNIDTAVAAVRRGAADFIEKPFEAERLLLLVARATETERLRREVASLKALIGQEDELTGNSAAINTIRATLKRVAATGSRVLISGPAGVGKEVAARLLHLWSPRASAPFIVVSAARMTPDRVEEELFGVEEGGELVRPGLLEQAHGGTLFLDEIADMPTTTQGRILRVLTDQSFSRIGGTRTVKVDVRVVSASQRDLAGEIAEGRFREDLYYRLNVVPVHLPALSERREDIPALVDHFVARFAAERRVSTPAVSAEAMAALQTYEWPGNVRQLRNVVERTIILAPGDRLQVIDVDMLPPEVMSDQERIVPGNAAKSIMGTPLREARETFEREYLRVQIRRFSGNISRTATFIGMERSALHRKLKTLGLADPKDGEE comes from the coding sequence ATGAGTCTGGACGTATTGATCGTCGACGATGAGCAGGACATTCGCGAACTGGTCGCCGGGGTGCTGGAAGACGAAGGGTATCAGGCGCGCACGGCTGCCGACAGCGATAGCGCGCTGGCCGCACTGACAGAGCGCCGCCCGTCCCTGGTGCTGCTGGATGTATGGCTTCAAGGATCGCGCCTTGACGGGTTGGACCTGCTGGAAGAGATCAAGCGACGCGACCCGTCGATCCCGGTGCTGGTCATATCCGGTCACGGCAATATCGACACGGCGGTGGCTGCGGTGCGGCGGGGGGCTGCCGATTTCATCGAAAAGCCGTTTGAGGCTGAACGGCTGCTGCTGCTTGTTGCGCGGGCGACCGAAACGGAACGCCTGCGGCGGGAAGTGGCGTCGCTGAAAGCGCTGATCGGGCAGGAAGACGAACTGACCGGCAATTCCGCTGCGATCAACACCATACGTGCGACGCTCAAGCGGGTTGCGGCCACCGGGAGCCGCGTGCTCATCAGCGGGCCGGCCGGGGTTGGCAAGGAAGTAGCGGCCCGTTTGCTACACCTGTGGAGTCCCCGTGCTTCGGCGCCGTTCATCGTTGTTTCCGCGGCCCGGATGACGCCGGATCGGGTGGAGGAAGAATTATTCGGCGTGGAGGAGGGGGGCGAACTGGTCCGCCCGGGTCTGCTCGAACAGGCGCATGGTGGCACGCTCTTCCTCGACGAGATCGCGGATATGCCGACGACGACGCAGGGGCGTATCCTGCGCGTGCTGACCGATCAGAGTTTCAGCCGGATTGGCGGCACGCGAACGGTGAAGGTTGATGTCCGTGTGGTGTCCGCATCGCAGCGCGATCTCGCCGGGGAAATCGCCGAAGGGCGCTTCCGCGAAGATCTGTATTATCGGCTGAATGTGGTGCCGGTGCATCTGCCTGCCCTGTCGGAGCGGCGGGAGGATATTCCTGCCCTGGTTGATCATTTCGTCGCCCGTTTTGCGGCCGAACGGCGCGTGAGCACGCCGGCTGTGTCGGCCGAAGCGATGGCCGCGTTGCAGACCTACGAATGGCCCGGCAATGTCCGCCAACTGCGCAATGTTGTCGAACGGACGATCATTCTGGCTCCGGGCGATCGGCTGCAGGTGATTGACGTAGATATGCTCCCCCCCGAAGTGATGAGCGATCAGGAGCGTATCGTGCCGGGCAATGCGGCCAAATCGATCATGGGAACGCCGTTGCGGGAGGCCCGCGAAACGTTCGAGCGGGAATATCTGCGCGTCCAGATCCGGCGATTCTCGGGCAATATCTCGCGTACGGCAACGTTCATCGGCATGGAGCGGTCGGCGCTTCACCGGAAATTGAAAACGCTGGGCCTTGCCGATCCCAAGGATGGTGAAGAGTAG